The following are from one region of the Anabrus simplex isolate iqAnaSimp1 chromosome 8, ASM4041472v1, whole genome shotgun sequence genome:
- the LOC137501852 gene encoding uncharacterized protein isoform X1 — translation MCDIRTSCGFKAIQFGDLSESSCNKGRNLVVSGHVNGVEELISNGFGYITGKVTRQTSGNLPPYIVKLEIDQNRNVSTSECSCPAGARGTCKHVAAVVYYINNENVVSKTDRPQQWGKPSPKTMSTEKYRKGKRVEELFGKKTLRTSLPPFELTENILKHIPCSLRTMLRAEASTEIEQSCRAVVISLIDRVVNDVEREECEEIVTHLLHLQVSNDVRLPDKYTFRTVSDEMFLTSKVQVDTDHIIKISLDTLSQSGSPRWFQERKIRISASTKAHRIKTTRYNFDTLALAFVTESPIGRAALNNLSYGSEMESEAIECYGSSFGVRVIRCGLIIHKKQPWICGSPDGIVLRGNVADRVLEVKCPSSCKDKPIVDESGNVRVRYLYFDEQNNIQLKTSHMYYTQIQILMYITGLEKCDLYVYSKAQQLTIPIYQDNKYVEKYLTKMTKFYFNNYLPNISGIPNNNNDKNN, via the exons atgtgtgacattcgaacaagttgcgggtttaaagcgattcaattcggggatctaagtgaatcatcatgcaataaaggaagaaaccttgttgtcagtggccacgtgaacggcgttgaagagttaatttcgaatggtttcggatacatcacaggaaaagtcacccgacaaacgtctggcaatttgccgccttatatcgtgaaacttgag attgaccagaatcgtaatgtctctaccagcgaatgttcctgtcctgccggcgccagaggaacttgcaaacacgtggctgcggtagtgtattatataaataatgaaaatgttgtctccaaaacagaccgtccgcaacaatggggaaaaccgagcccgaaaacaatgtcaacagaaaaatatagaaaaggcaaacgcgtagaagaactgttcggtaaaaagactttgaggacatctcttccccccttcgaattaactgagaatattttaaaacacatcccttgcagtcttcgtacaatgcttcgagcagaagcaagtactgaaatcgaacaatcgtgcagggccgtagtcatctcattgatagacagggtagtgaatgatgtggagagagaagaatgtgaggaaattgtgacacacctattacatttacaagtctctaacgacgtgcgcttgccagacaaatacacctttcgcactgtgagtgacgaaatgtttttaaccagcaaagtgcaggttgatacagatcatataattaaaatctccctggatactctatctcaatcaggaagccctcggtggtttcaagaaagaaagataagaatatctgctagcacgaaagcacatcggatcaaaactaCGCGATATAACTTcgatactttagctctcgcatttgtaactgaatctccaattgggagagctgctttgaacaatctttcttacggaagtgaaatggaaagtgaagcaatagaatgctatggaagttcatttggtgttcgtgttattcgatgtgggttaataatccacaagaaacaaccttggatttgtggatctccagatggcatagttctcagaggaaatgtagctgacagagtgttagaagttaagtgtccatcttcgtgtaaagataaaccaatagtagatgagtcaggaaatgtgcgagtacgttatctttactttgacgagcaaaataacatacagttaaagacaagtcatatgtattacacacaaatacaaatactgatgtacataactggcttggaaaaatgtgatctatatgtatatagcaaagcacaacagttgacaatacctatttatcaggacaataagtatgtcgagAAATATCTCACCAAaatgacaaagttctatttcaataattacttgccaaacATTAGCGgtatccctaataataataatgataaaaataattaa